Proteins from a genomic interval of Rosa chinensis cultivar Old Blush chromosome 2, RchiOBHm-V2, whole genome shotgun sequence:
- the LOC112186678 gene encoding 26S proteasome non-ATPase regulatory subunit 4 homolog codes for MVLEATMICIDNSEWMRNGDYAPSRFQAQADAVNLICGAKTQSNPENTVGVLTMAGKRVRVLVTPTSDLGKILACMHGLEIGGEMNLAAGIQVAQLALKHRQNKKQQQRIIVFAGSVVKHEKKTLEMIGRKLKKNSVALDIINFGEEDEEKSEKLEALLAAVNNNDTSHIVHVPAGPSALSDVLISTPIFTGDGEGGSGFAAAAAAAAAGGVSGFDFGVDPNLDPELALALRVSMEEERARQEAAAKKAAEDSSKQGKGAEEQSSSQDATMTERASAVTSEAENKSVDFMDDDNALLQQALAMSMDEPASSHDMRDTDMSEVVADDPELALALQMSVQEGEKDSASDKDMSKLLADQSFVSSILASLPGVDPNDPSVRDLLASMQNQSEPEQKKNEENKPPNEEK; via the exons ATGGTGCTCGAG GCGACAATGATCTGCATTGATAATTCGGAGTGGATGCGGAACGGCGACTACGCTCCCTCGAGATTTCAAGCTCAGGCCGACGCCGTCAATCTGATTTGTGGAGCTAAAACCCAG TCTAATCCGGAGAATACAGTAGGAGTTCTCACCATGGCAGGGAAACGTGTTCGCGTTTTGGTAACTCCTACTAGTGATCTTGGCAAGATTTTGGCGTGCATGCACG GTTTAGAAATAGGTGGTGAGATGAACCTGGCTGCTGGCATTCAGGTGGCTCAATTGGCCCTCAAACATCGCCAGAATAAGAAGCAGCAGCAAAGGATTATAGTCTTTGCTGGAAG TGTTGTTAAACATGAAAAGAAGACTTTGGAAATGATTGGAAGAAAGTTAAAGAAGAACAGTGTAGCCCTTGATATCATTAATTttggtgaagaagatgaagaaaagtcAGAGAAGCTAGAAGCACTTCTTGCTGCTGTGAACAATAATGACACCAGCCACATTGTTCATGTTCCGGCTGGTCCAAGTGCTCTTTCTGATGTACTCATCAG TACACCTATCTTCACCGGAGATGGAGAAGGTGGGAGTGGttttgcagcagcagcagcagctgctGCAGCTGGTGGTGTATCTGGTTTTGATTTCGGTGTGGATCCAAACCTGGATCCTGAACTTGCCCTTGCTCTTAGAGTATCAATGGAGGAGGAGAGGGCCAGACAAGAAGCAGCTGCTAAAAAGGCTGCTGAGGATTCTTCCAAACAGGGGAAAGGAGCGGAAGAACAATCCAGCTCACAAGATGCAACTATGACAGAGCGTGCCAGTGCTGTAACTTCTGAAGCTGAGAATAAGAGTGTTGATTTCATG GATGATGACAACGCCCTGCTACAGCAGGCCCTTGCGATGTCGATGGATGAGCCTGCCTCCAGCCATGATATGCGAGACACTGACATGTCTGAGGTAGTTGCAGATGATCCCGAGTTGGCTCTAG CTCTTCAAATGTCTGTGCAGGAAGGTGAAAAAGATTCTGCTAGCGATAAAGATATGAGTAAATTATTGGCTGATCAGTCTTTCGTGTCTTCTATCCTTGCCTCG CTTCCAGGGGTTGACCCAAATGATCCTTCAGTAAGAGACTTGCTTGCTTCTATGCAAAACCAATCAGAG CCTGAACAAAAGAAGAATGAAGAGAACAAGCCACCAAATGAGGAGAAATGA
- the LOC112190339 gene encoding TMV resistance protein N-like has protein sequence MASSYHMRSSTSSASASKWKYDVFLSFRGSDTRRNFTDHLYDKLQCRGITTFRDDTELERGTTLSSGLLAAIEQSRCAVVVLSPNFASSTWCLLELVKIVSCMGDRGTILPIFYEVDPSDVRHQRGSFAEAFAEHEDKFSGEDVKKVQEWGDALTTVSNLSGWDSKDYRYETELIKEIVEALWKKVHPTFASSESSENLVGIDSKLIEIDFLLEKKAKGVCFLGIWGMCGIGKTTLARLVYHRISHHFEISIFLPDVREVSTTHGLVNLQQNLLCQILKEKNIQVWDVDDGMTKIKSCFYNKKVLLVLDDVDQLDQLENLAGEEDWFGSGSIVIVTTRDQRLLVLHGIETQYKSKGLNEYEALQLFSWKAFKKDYPEEGYRELSKGILDYARGLPLALKILGSFLYKRDRGDWESTVAKLKKAPIDQALFKALRISYDGLDMMSQQVFLDVACFLKGNDKERVIQILDSFFGFDTSIMVSVLIEKSLLTIFDNCVDMHDLIQEMGREIVRLESEQEPGQRSQLWLREDIFHVLKENTGTEAIRSIAICLPKVEEFAWNPKAFSKMSKLKFLKMQNLVLCQGPEYLPDAIRVLEWAWYPSKSLPPNFQPVELIEIILHHSKIEQLWHGIKYLEKLTVMDLSYSENLTTTPDFTGMPNLERLVLEGCTNLVDIHPSIISLRRLKVLNFKNCQSIQRIPGGLEMDSLELIDLSGCSKVDILPQFVRRIQKLSELFLRGIGMLKFELSFHSVSPHRLSLVLASFKHFCSLKGLHLNDCKLGEGDIPDDIGCLSSLENLDLSVNNFVSLPASLSRLSKLKYLNLDDCKRLQQLPDLPLFSGTCHVTADNCISLKKFPDPPDLCKFWKLSFNFINCCSLEDGGSCYIIRSLLQRFLQEPPPCFEMFSIVIPGNDIPCWFKHRVVGDTVLDCSSPTSKWIGFALCVLFGAEENPGVPGEDHDLEPHAKAISCCWKPGVFVPSLSFDLNQVLKSDHICLFLLPSKHYLENIGFLLETTCAKKSNACLKVKGCGVRALYKQDLKELEELNLRMNRYNRVSERNLGCMMNKSPLFTEEFSFVFSGNDIPEWFETSAKRNRVNIDRPCISCSSTWMGFALCVLFGAEENPGALCEDRDLQPHVHKISCRWMLSYGSIVLKLEQVVQLSDHLCVFFVPGDKCLLTWRWFTFEFRTRCANRNACLKVKGCGIRSLYMQDLKEPNIRENQYNVSKRDGVADWIEQLRSSIN, from the exons ATGGCGTCGAGCTACCACATGAGAAGCTCCACGTCTTCTGCTTCAGCTTCAAAATGGAAATACGACGTGTTTTTGAGTTTCAGGGGTTCAGATACCCGCAGGAACTTCACGGACCATTTATACGACAAACTGCAGTGTCGAGGAATCACAACTTTCAGGGACGACACAGAGCTTGAAAGAGGTACAACTCTTTCTTCGGGGCTCCTGGCTGCAATTGAACAATCAAGGTGTGCAGTGGTTGTTCTTTCGCCAAACTTTGCTTCTTCCACTTGGTGCTTGCTAGAACTTGTCAAGATTGTTTCTTGCATGGGAGACAGGGGGACTATTCTGCCAATCTTTTATGAAGTGGATCCCTCTGATGTGAGACATCAGAGAGGGAGCTTTGCCGAGGCCTTTGCTGAACATGAAGACAAGTTTTCAGGGGAAGACGTGAAGAAGGTGCAAGAGTGGGGAGATGCTTTAACAACAGTGTCCAATCTCTCTGGATGGGATTCAAAGGATTATAG gTATGAAACAGAGCTTATCAAAGAGATTGTGGAAGCACTATGGAAGAAAGTACATCCTACATTTGCATCATCAGAGTCCTCAGAGAATTTGGTCGGAATTGATTCCAAGCTGATCGAAATAgattttcttttagaaaaaaaagcAAAGGGTGTCTGCTTTCTAGGAATATGGGGTATGTGTGGGATTGGGAAGACAACCCTTGCTAGACTTGTTTATCACAGAATTTCTCATCATTTTGAAATTAGCATTTTTCTTCCTGATGTCAGAGAGGTTTCTACAACACACGGTCTAGTTAATCTACAACAAAATCTTCTTTGCCAGAtattgaaggaaaaaaacaTTCAAGTATGGGATGTTGATGATGGAATGACTAAGATAAAGAGCTGTTTTTATAATAAAAAGGTTCTActagttcttgatgatgtggatcAATTAGACCAACTGGAAAACTTGGCCGGAGAAGAAGACTGGTTTGGTTCAGGAAGCATAGTTATCGTTACAACAAGAGATCAACGTTTACTAGTCTTGCATGGTATAGAAACACAATATAAAAGCAAGGGATTAAATGAGTATGAAGCTCTTCAGCTCTTTAGTTGGAAAGCCTTTAAGAAAGATTATCCTGAAGAAGGTTATAGGGAACTGTCTAAGGGTATCTTGGATTATGCTAGAGGCCTTCCGTTAGCCCTAAAGATTCTGGGATCTTTTCTCTATAAGAGAGACCGAGGTGATTGGGAAAGTACAGTAGCCAAGCTAAAGAAAGCTCCTATTGATCAAGCACTGTTTAAAGCACTCAGAATAAGTTATGATGGATTAGATATGATGAGCCAACAAGTTTTTCTCGATGTTGCATGTTTCCTCAAGGGGAATGACAAAGAACGAGTAATTCAAATACTAGATAGCTTTTTTGGCTTTGACACTAGTATCATGGTAAGTGTTCTCATTGAGAAATCCCTGTTAACTATTTTTGACAACTGTGTGGATATGCATGATCTGATACAAGAAATGGGAAGGGAAATTGTCCGTTTGGAGTCTGAGCAAGAGCCTGGCCAACGCAGTCAGTTGTGGCTTCGGGAGGACATTTTTCATGTACTCAAAGAGAATACG GGAACAGAAGCAATTAGAAGCATAGCCATATGCTTGCCTAAGGTGGAAGAGTTCGCTTGGAATCCAAAAGCCTTCTCTAAGATGTCTAAACTGAAGTTTCTCAAAATGCAAAATTTGGTTCTATGTCAAGGCCCTGAATATCTTCCTGATGCCATAAGGGTTCTTGAATGGGCTTGGtatccatcaaaatctcttccACCAAATTTTCAGCCGGTGGAACTTATTGAGATTATTCTGCATCATAGCAAAATTGAGCAGCTTTGGCATGGAATAAAG TACTTGGAGAAGTTGACAGTTATGGATCTTAGCTACTCCGAGAACTTGACAACGACCCCAGATTTCACAGGTATGCCAAACCTTGAGAGGCtggttcttgaaggttgtacaaatttagttgacattcatccATCAATCATATCTCTCAGAAGACTTAAAGTTTTAAATTTTAAGAACTGCCAAAGTATTCAGAGAATTCCAGGTGGATTAGAAATGGATTCTCTTGAACTAATTGATCTTTCTGGCTGCTCAAAAGTGGATATACTTCCACAATTTGTCAGACGGATCCAAAAGTTATCAGAACTTTTTTTAAGAGGAATTGGCATGCTAAAGTTTGAACTATCATTTCATTCAGTCAGTCCTCACCGGCTGAGTCTCGTATTGGCTTCTTTCAAACATTTCTGTTCTCTGAAGGGATTACATCTCAATGACTGCAAACTTGGTGAAGGAGATATTCCCGATGATATTGGTTGTTTGTCCTCCTTAGAAAACTTGGATCTTAGTGTCAACAATTTTGTCAGCCTTCCTGCCAGCCTTAGTCGGCTTTCTAAGTTGAAGTATTTGAACTTGGATGATTGCAAAAGGCTCCAACAATTGCCAGACCTTCCATTATTTAGCGGCACATGTCATGTCACCGCGGACAACTGTATATCCTTAAAAAAGTTTCCAGATCCACCAGACTTGTGCAAATTCTGGAAACTATCCTTTAACTTTATTAACTGCTGTAGCCTCGAAGATGGAGGAAGTTGTTATATAATACGTTCACTTCTACAGCGGTTCcttcag GAACCCCCTCCTTGTTTTGAGATGTTCAGTATAGTCATTCCTGGAAATGATATTCCTTGCTGGTTCAAACATCGAGTTGTGGGAGATACGGTACTGGACTGTTCTTCACCTACTAGTAAGTGGATCGGATTTGCTCTATGTGTTCTTTTTGGAGCTGAAGAAAACCCAGGTGTCCCTGGTGAAGATCATGATTTAGAACCTCATGCAAAAGCAATTTCGTGTTGTTGGAAGCCCGGTGTTTTTGTACCCAGTCTCAGTTTTGATCTAAACCAAGTTCTTAAGTCGGATCACATTTGTTTATTCCTTTTGCCTTCAAAACATTATCTTGAAAACATTGGTTTTCTTTTGGAAACCACGTGTGCTAAGAAAAGCAACGCATGCTTGAAGGTGAAGGGGTGCGGTGTTCGTGCTCTGTACAAGCAAGACCTGAAAGAACTCGAAGAACTCAACTTAAGAATGAATCGATACAATAGAGTTTCTGAGAGGAATTTGGGTTGTATGATGAACAAATCCCCTCTTTTTACTGAGGAGTTCAGTTTCGTATTCTCTGGAAATGACATTCCTGAGTGGTTCGAAACTAGTGCGAAGCGCAACAGGGTGAACATAGACCGACCTTGTATTTCATGTAGTAGTACGTGGATGGGGTTTGCTTTGTGTGTTCTCTTTGGAGCTGAAGAAAATCCGGGTGCCCTTTGTGAAGATCGTGATTTACAACCTCAtgtacacaaaatttcatgTCGTTGGATGCTTTCCTATGGCTCCATTGTTTTGAAACTAGAACAAGTTGTTCAGTTATCAGATCACCTGTGTGTATTTTTCGTTCCTGGGGATAAATGTCTGCTTACATGGAGATGGTTTACGTTTGAATTCAGAACCAGGTGTGCTAACAGGAACGCATGCCTGAAGGTGAAAGGGTGCGGGATCCGTAGTTTGTACATGCAGGACTTGAAAGAGCCCAACATAAGAGAGAACCAATACAACGTGTCTAAGAGGGATGGGGTTGCAGATTGGATCGAACAACTGAGATCGTCAATAAACTGA
- the LOC112186677 gene encoding alpha-mannosidase: MLKLAAFFELVIVVVWLGVASVDGVFVKYQTGSAVVEGKLNVHLVAHSHDDVGWLKTVDQYYVGSNNSIQGACVENTLDSVVESLVRDPNRKFVFAEMAFFQRWWFTQSVEVQERVRKLVDAGQLEFVNGGWCMHDEAAVHYIDMIDQTTLGHLAIKQQFNKTPRAGWQIDPFGHSAVQGYLLGAELGFDSVHFARIDYQDRAQRKGDKSLEVIWRGSKTFGSSSQIFANAFPRHYSPPDGFHFEVFDDFVPVQDNPLIFDYNVELRVNDFITAAIIQANVTRGNHMMWTMGDDFQYQYAESWFKQMDKLIHYVNKDGRVNALYSTPSLYTDAKNAANQSWPLKTEDYFPYADIINAYWTGYFTSRPGLKRYIRSLSGYYLAARELEFLVGKRANGSSTYSLGDALGIAQHHDAATGTAKQHTTNDYVKRLSIGVTEAEAVVSSALSCLTTNKSGDQCKDPAVTFSQCRLLNISFCPPTEEDIPEGKSLVVVAYNPLGWNRTEIVRIPVNYDDLVVQDSSGNILETQYVSVDNVTSNLRTFYTEAYLGQSSKQIPKYWLIFQASVSPLGWDTYFISRGATKGKRRVGLLSVKDSPQNETIEIGPGDLKMSLSSASGQLKRMYNSKTGVDVPIQQSYLWYGSSTDGQASGAYIFRPNGAPPTIVSRSVPLKVFRGPLFDEVHQEFSSWIYQVIRVYRDKEHAEVEYTIGPIPTDDGVGKEVITRMTANMETNKMFYTDSNGRDFIKRVRDYRADWNLSVNQPVAGNYYPLNLGIFTSDNKSEFSVLVDRATGGSSIQDGQVEMMLHRRLLVDDGRGVGEALDETVCIKNNTCQGLTVRGNYYMSINQFGDGAQWRRTTGQEVYSPLLLAFTHENLENWTASHLTKGSVMDSSYSLPPNVALITLQELDGGSVLLRLAHLYEAAEAPQYSTLAKVELKKMLTGKTIKQLKEVSLSANQEKSAMKKMTWKVEGSTGEEPTPVRGGPVDSSTLVVELGPMEIRTFLLKF; the protein is encoded by the exons ATGCTAAAGCTCGCGGCGTTTTTCGAGCTTGTGATTGTGGTTGTTTGGTTGGGAGTGGCGAGTGTTGATGGAGTTTTTGTGAAGTACCAGACCGGGAGTGCTGTTGTGGAAGGGAAGTTGAATGTTCATTTGGTTGCGCATTCCCATGATGACGTTGGTTGGTTGAAGACTGTTGATCAGTACTATGTTGGATCAAATAACAGCATTCAG GGTGCTTGTGTTGAGAATACGTTGGATTCTGTCGTTGAATCGTTGGTTCGTGATCCGAATAGGAAGTTTGTGTTTGCTGAGATG GCATTTTTCCAAAGATGGTGGTTTACACAAAGTGTGGAAGTTCAAGAACGAGTGCGGAAACTAGTAGATGCTGGCCAGTTAGAGTTTGT AAATGGAGGTTGGTGCATGCATGATGAGGCTGCAGTCCATTACATAGACATGATTGACCAAACAACTCTAGGCCACCTTGCTATAAAGCAGCAGTTCAACAAGACACCTCGAGCGGGGTGGCAAATTGATCCGTTCGGACACTCTGCTGTGCAGGGTTACTTACTTGGAGCTGAG CTTGGATTCGATTCTGTACATTTTGCAAGGATTGATTATCAGGACAGAGCACAGCGTAAGGGAGATAAGTCTCTTGAAGTTATATGGCGTGGATCCAAAACTTTTGGTTCTTCATCTCAG ATTTTTGCCAATGCCTTTCCTCGTCACTATAGTCCGCCAGATGGTTTCCATTTTGAAGTTTTTGATGACTTTGTCCCTGTGCag GATAATCCGCTTATTTTTGACTACAATGTTGAACTGCGCGTTAATGATTTTATTACTGCTGCAATCATCCAA GCAAATGTGACTAGGGGAAATCACATGATGTGGACAATGGGAGATGATTTCCAGTACCAATATGCTGAATCTTGGTTCAAACAAATGGATAAGTTAATTCACTATGTTAATAAG GATGGCCGAGTTAATGCCTTATATTCTACACCGTCTCTCTACACTGATGCTAAAAATGCAGCAAATCAATCATGGCCATTAAAAACTGAGGATTATTTTCC GTATGCAGATATAATAAATGCTTATTGGACCGGTTATTTTACTAGTCGCCCAGGTTTGAAAAGATATATTCGATCACTAAGCGGATATTATTTG GCAGCAAGAGAACTAGAATTTCTGGTTGGAAAGAGAGCAAATGGTTCAAGTACCTATTCCCTTGGAGATGCTTTAGGAATTGCACAGCACCACGATGCTGCCACTGGCACTGCTAAACAACATACAACAAATGACTATGTAAAGCGCCTGTCAATTGGTGTCACTGAG GCAGAAGCTGTTGTCAGTTCTGCTCTGTCGTGCCTAACTACAAATAAATCTGGAGATCAATGTAAAGACCCTGCAGTTACTTTTAGCCAG TGTCGACTACTCAATATCAGTTTCTGCCCTCCAACGGAGGAAGATATTCCAGAAGGGAAGAGCTTG GTTGTTGTGGCATATAATCCTCTTGGATGGAATCGCACTGAGATTGTTAGGATACCT GTTAATTATGATGATCTTGTTGTTCAAGATTCCTCCGGAAACATCCTCGAGACACAATATGTGAGTGTGGATAATGTTACAAGCAATCTAAGAACATTTTATACAGAAGCCTACTTGGGACAGTCATCAAAACAAATTCCCAAGTACTGGCTAATCTTTCAAGCCTCTGTGTCACCACTTGGTTGGGACACATACTTCATCTCTAGAGGAGCTACCAAAG GGAAAAGAAGAGTTGGACTTCTCTCTGTGAAGGACAGTCCACAGAATGAGACCATTGAAATTGGACCAGGAGATCTGAAGATGTCCTTATCTTCTGCTTCTGGACAACTCAAGCGGATGTATAATTCTAAAACAGGA GTTGATGTACCAATACAGCAGAGCTACCTCTGGTATGGTTCAAGCACCGATGGCCAG GCTTCAGGTGCATATATATTCCGGCCTAATGGTGCCCCTCCAACTATTGTGTCAAGATCT GTACCCTTGAAGGTCTTTCGTGGACCATTATTCGATGAGGTTCACCAAGAATTCAGTTCATGGATCTATCAG GTCATTAGAGTTTACAGAGACAAAGAGCATGCCGAAGTTGAATATACT attGGTCCAATTCCTACAGACGACGGTGTTGGTAAAGAGGTCATCACACGAATGACAGCAAACATGGAGACTAACAAGATGTTTTACACCGATTCCAATGGGAGGGATTTCATTAAAAGG GTACGAGATTATAGAGCAGACTGGAACCTTTCAGTTAATCAACCTGTTGCAGGAAACTACTATCCA CTAAACCTTGGGATCTTTACTTCGGATAACAAATCTGAGTTCTCAGTCTTGGTTGATCGTGCCACTGGAGGATCCAGCATTCAAGACGGACAAGTAGAGATGATGCTACATAG GCGTCTACTGGTCGATGATGGTAGAGGGGTGGGTGAAGCCCTTGATGAAACAGTGTGCATCAAGAATAATACATGTCAAGGACTAACG GTTCGAGGAAACTATTATATGAGCATAAACCAGTTCGGGGATGGTGCCCAATGGCGTCGGACAACTGGACAAGAAGTTTACTCGCCACTTCTTCTAGCTTTCACCCATGAG AACTTGGAGAATTGGACTGCATCTCATTTAACAAAAGGGTCTGTCATGGATTCAAGTTACAGCTTGCCTCCCAATGTTGCTTTGATTACTCTTCAG GAGTTGGATGGTGGAAGTGTACTTCTCCGTCTAGCACATCTATATGAG GCTGCTGAAGCTCCTCAATATTCTACATTGGCAAAAGTTGAACTGAAGAAGATGCTAACAGGAAAAACG ATAAAGCAGTTGAAAGAAGTGAGCTTGTCAGCAAACCAAGAGAAGTCAGCGATGAAGAAGATGACGTGGAAAGTCGAGGGTTCCACAGGAGAAGAACCTACACCAGTAAGAGGCGGCCCTGTCGATAGTTCAACTCTTGTTGTTGAGCTTGGACCCATGGAGATACGTACTTTCTTATTGAAATTTTAG
- the LOC112186496 gene encoding MLO-like protein 4 isoform X2, translating to MEEREGRSLAETPTWTVATVITVLISLGFFFHCSLKHFGKWLDKTKKKSILAALEKIQEELMLFGLLSLLMGHWIVFVAKICVKSSSWAFSSRFFPCALEQEISVIQHALFASPEYLNKSVSRVEVKTMSHEYCPKGHESFASYESLEQLHRLIFVLGMTHVVYSFFAIVMAMIKIYSWRTWENEAKAKAIQTFKDTEETKRIRRLSTFIVHHASHPWSQHKYLVWLLCFSRQFWSSINRPSYMALRFGFITTHQLPLSYDFHNYMIRSMEEEFRDIVGISIPLWIYALCCVILDFHGSNIYFWLSFLPAILILLVGTKLHRIVVKLAVEIMEESPYMENHQFKLRDDLFWFKRPWLLLRLIQLISFQNSFEMATFLWSLGNLPVLV from the exons ATGGAGGAGAGGGAAGGTCGATCCTTGGCTGAAACACCTACATGGACTGTGGCTACTGTGATCACTGTCTTGATTTCTCTTGGGTTCTTCTTTCATTGCTCTTTGAAACATTTTGGAAAG TGGTTGGACAAGACTAAGAAGAAGTCTATACTTGCTGCTTTGGAAAAGATCCAAGAAG AGCTGATGCTTTTTGGGCTTCTGTCATTGTTGATGGGTCACTGGATTGTTTTTGTGGCCAAGATTTGTGTTAAATCTTCATCATGGGCCTTCAGCAGCCGGTTCTTTCCTTGTGCTTTGGAGCAAGAGATCAGTGTGATTCAACATGCACTTTTTGCGAGTCCGGAGTATCTGAACAAGTCAGTTTCTAGAGTGGAAGTGAAAACTATGTCTCATGAATATTGTCCTAAG GGTCATGAGTCCTTTGCTTCTTATGAAAGTCTTGAACAGCTTCACCGATTAATATTCGTGCTTGGCATGACTCACGTTGTTTACAGTTTCTTTGCCATTGTCATGGCCATGATTAAG ATTTATAGCTGGAGAACATGGGAAAATGAAGCTAAAGCTAAGGCAATTCAAACCTTTAAAG ATACCGAAGAAACTAAGCGAATCAGAAGATTGTCGACATTCATAGTTCACCATGCATCTCATCCATGGAGCCAGCACAAGTATCTTGTTTGGCTG CTTTGTTTCAGCCGCCAGTTCTGGAGTTCTATAAACCGACCTTCATATATGGCTTTGCGATTTGGATTCATCACT ACTCATCAGCTTCCTTTGTCATATGATTTCCATAATTATATGATCCGGAGCATGGAGGAAGAATTTCGTGATATTGTTGGTATCAG TATACCTCTCTGGATATACGCCTTATGTTGCGTTATTCTAGATTTTCATG GAAGCAACATTTACTTTTGGCTTTCCTTCCTTCCAGCGATT TTGATCCTGCTTGTCGGCACTAAACTGCATCGGATAGTGGTAAAATTGGCTGTGGAAATCATGGAAGAAAGTCCATATATGGAAAATCACCAGTTTAAACTAAGGGATGATCTCTTTTGGTTCAAGAGGCCCTGGCTTCTTTTACGGCTAATACAACTGATATCCTTCCAG AATTCATTCGAGATGGCTACTTTCCTCTGGTCTCTG GGTAATCTCCCAGTTCTGGTGTAG
- the LOC112186496 gene encoding MLO-like protein 4 isoform X1, whose protein sequence is MEEREGRSLAETPTWTVATVITVLISLGFFFHCSLKHFGKWLDKTKKKSILAALEKIQEELMLFGLLSLLMGHWIVFVAKICVKSSSWAFSSRFFPCALEQEISVIQHALFASPEYLNKSVSRVEVKTMSHEYCPKGHESFASYESLEQLHRLIFVLGMTHVVYSFFAIVMAMIKIYSWRTWENEAKAKAIQTFKDTEETKRIRRLSTFIVHHASHPWSQHKYLVWLLCFSRQFWSSINRPSYMALRFGFITTHQLPLSYDFHNYMIRSMEEEFRDIVGISIPLWIYALCCVILDFHGSNIYFWLSFLPAILILLVGTKLHRIVVKLAVEIMEESPYMENHQFKLRDDLFWFKRPWLLLRLIQLISFQNSFEMATFLWSLWEIKHPSCFMDNHTFLVIRLTFGVISQFWCSFITFPLYVIITQMGSSFKKSVVSENVRQLLSGWKRRVKARQSTSNKTGLLNSSSTSTVAFSSDSSKVCSSFSSNSVEGSSVSSRFQNTSSRHLKSNVQLGEVSEIDEKSESELCTQTLSALMKDYDVYEEYEEDEEEAK, encoded by the exons ATGGAGGAGAGGGAAGGTCGATCCTTGGCTGAAACACCTACATGGACTGTGGCTACTGTGATCACTGTCTTGATTTCTCTTGGGTTCTTCTTTCATTGCTCTTTGAAACATTTTGGAAAG TGGTTGGACAAGACTAAGAAGAAGTCTATACTTGCTGCTTTGGAAAAGATCCAAGAAG AGCTGATGCTTTTTGGGCTTCTGTCATTGTTGATGGGTCACTGGATTGTTTTTGTGGCCAAGATTTGTGTTAAATCTTCATCATGGGCCTTCAGCAGCCGGTTCTTTCCTTGTGCTTTGGAGCAAGAGATCAGTGTGATTCAACATGCACTTTTTGCGAGTCCGGAGTATCTGAACAAGTCAGTTTCTAGAGTGGAAGTGAAAACTATGTCTCATGAATATTGTCCTAAG GGTCATGAGTCCTTTGCTTCTTATGAAAGTCTTGAACAGCTTCACCGATTAATATTCGTGCTTGGCATGACTCACGTTGTTTACAGTTTCTTTGCCATTGTCATGGCCATGATTAAG ATTTATAGCTGGAGAACATGGGAAAATGAAGCTAAAGCTAAGGCAATTCAAACCTTTAAAG ATACCGAAGAAACTAAGCGAATCAGAAGATTGTCGACATTCATAGTTCACCATGCATCTCATCCATGGAGCCAGCACAAGTATCTTGTTTGGCTG CTTTGTTTCAGCCGCCAGTTCTGGAGTTCTATAAACCGACCTTCATATATGGCTTTGCGATTTGGATTCATCACT ACTCATCAGCTTCCTTTGTCATATGATTTCCATAATTATATGATCCGGAGCATGGAGGAAGAATTTCGTGATATTGTTGGTATCAG TATACCTCTCTGGATATACGCCTTATGTTGCGTTATTCTAGATTTTCATG GAAGCAACATTTACTTTTGGCTTTCCTTCCTTCCAGCGATT TTGATCCTGCTTGTCGGCACTAAACTGCATCGGATAGTGGTAAAATTGGCTGTGGAAATCATGGAAGAAAGTCCATATATGGAAAATCACCAGTTTAAACTAAGGGATGATCTCTTTTGGTTCAAGAGGCCCTGGCTTCTTTTACGGCTAATACAACTGATATCCTTCCAG AATTCATTCGAGATGGCTACTTTCCTCTGGTCTCTG TGGGAAATTAAACATCCTTCATGTTTCATGGACAATCATACTTTCCTCGTGATCCGCTTGACATTTGG GGTAATCTCCCAGTTCTGGTGTAGCTTCATTACATTCCCACTCTATGTTATCATCACACAAATGGGTTCAAGCTTCAAGAAATCTGTAGTTTCCGAAAATGTAAGACAATTGCTATCTGGATGGAAAAGGAGAGTGAAGGCGAGACAAAGTACATCTAATAAGACTGGACTCCTGAattcatcatcaacatcaacGGTAGCATTCTCATCAGATTCTAGCAAAGTTTGTAGTTCTTTTTCCTCGAACAGCGTGGAAGGGAGCTCAGTCTCCTCCAGGTTCCAGAACACATCCTCCCGACATCTAAAGTCCAATGTGCAGCTAGGTGAAGTTAGTGAGATCGATGAGAAGTCAGAGTCTGAGCTCTGCACGCAAACACTCTCTGCTTTGATGAAAGATTATGACGTTTATGAAGAAtatgaggaagatgaagaagaggctAAATAA